TAATCAAGGGTGGTgcctagcaacactccttaacgaccggatagcatgaagtaaacaatttactctcaagaaccactagaagaataatgtagtaattcctcctgtccttatagctctggatcaccctaggatatggttcaactgtcaaatcctaataggcgaccaactatgtgttcatgtcagatataatcgaccattgaatgacctaagaaactcatttcttctttcattcaattgccctggccaaggtcttagtttggtcatttataattcatgacaacatggagcttaaactcattaccaagagttgacagattccatcttgatcaatcacgaattctacaagtatttaatatTACCCAATATCCTTtgaactatcgccctagggccatagatgtctagtatcaaagcacaataaataacttgtcaattactatgacgatctcaggtcaaaggaaactcttacatcacattcttcaagagaatatcctattgacagtttatggtaattctaaccattaggaattatccaatgagtcggttcaatgatcatatctctatatgcatcatctatctatgtgatttagttaatgagatcaactaatctttatccaataaagacgatcacataaatattgatctaaccggattactaatgtccaaattaataatcctacgatcaagaacaaatttagattaaattataagagactttgctctcattatcatgatctctatcacgatgacaaatctcaaaatataatcaaggaccttatcaaattaatcaaataattaataataactatgatatataaaagaatatcaaatgccatatatttttatatcaaataacattcacaaaaatatgttcaaatcatcaaatatgagattggatctagggcatatttAATATATCCCTAACATGAGGATGAAGGAGATGGAGGAGCAGATTTAGGGCATATTTAATATATCCCTAACATGAGGATGAAGGAGATGGAGGAGCACTACCACCAGGAGTAGAACTTGACGGTCCAGCAACAACTGGTGTAGGTGCACATGCTTCCGGTTGAGTGGAATAGGATGGCGAAGGAACAACTGGAGTGATCGGATTGCTCGGGGTAGGTGGGTTGGCTCCAGGAGTACCGGTGCTAGGAACTGTAATAGCTAATTTCTGGCCATTTTGGCAATGCCTGCCAAAAGTGCAAATGTAGTAGTGGTCTCCAGCAAAGTCAAGAGTCACATTCGCTGGTCCTGCCATTATAGGATTGCCTATGGCATTCTGCGAATTACATCCATCGAACGAAGTTTTTTGTACTCGCAGTACGTCATGTGAGTCGGTCATAAAATTGAAAActgtaaaaaagaagaaaaatacattgATAAGGTACTGAATTAAGTTTAAGTTGAAGGATATCTCAAAAGGAAATCTGGAACGAGAAATTTAAGTATACCTAGAGTGTCACCAATCCTGAAGGTTTTCCCAGCTGCCCAATTTATGTAAGCTGCCAcactattgtttggtatggtccAACCTATGTTGTCCCCGACACATGCACCGCTTGTGCTGTTGCGTCTTGCACCAAACTTGCGACGGCTAAAGCACCAAAAACAATCATGCACATCAATTTGTCTGTAACAATTTAACAATACTAAATGATTGATTACACAATTAAaacaaccttcagaacgctcaaaacaaccttaaaacatcaaatttgcatcggattcaagcttatgaatttcaagaacttccaaattacgcttttgataaataaaaaaaaacccaaccaaaccacgtccgaatgacctgaaattttgcgcacacgtcacaaatgacataacgaagctactgaaacttccggaattccattccgacctctatatcaaaatctcacctatcaaccggaaaacgccaaaatctcattttcgccaattcaagcctaaaccttccactgacattcaaaatgcattccgatcacgctcttaagtcccaaatcacctaacggagctaatcaaatcataaaaattccaatccgagatcatataccaacaagtcaaatcttggacaaacttttcaaatttcaagcttcaaactgagaactgttcttccaaattcgttctgattaccctgaaaaccaaaaccaacgatttacataagtcataatacatcacatggggcAAGACATGCCCGGGAACTGACGAGcaaggtgcaaaagctcaaaacgaccagtcgaatCGTTACATACACGTAACTAAAATCATaataaaaaagagtcataaaggaTAAAAAGAAAAATTCCAAGCGATAGTGtaaaaaatgtatatattaatAAAATTTCTCATATAGAAAAATCTTAGTAAATAAATAGAACTCATAATTTCCTATTGAGAAAATGCAAAATTATAAGGACAATATTAAGATATTTATACATTAGACAAGGAAATGTTATATATATAAACATTGGTAGAttcttataaaaataataaaaggctTATCTCCTTACACTTTTGATGAatttaaaattataatttaattaacaaatattatattatttaaatTTCAAGTAAACTTTAAATGAGAAAATCAATTACAGTAGAAAAAATTGTACGAATAAAAGGGATAAAAATAATGTAGGATATTTTTACTtcgaattaattttttttttaaaaaagataaataaaaaaCACTCAAAAAATTTATTGATAAATTTAGGTAACTGAAGAATTTTGAGCAGTATAATATAAAATTATCCACACATCATGCGGGTTCTAACACTACTAGGCATAAAAATAGTGTAAATATGTAACTATTCTTAAATACAAATAATACTAACAAGAGAGACAATACCTCCTATAAGAACgatattaaatttttaattttcagattcggTAATTTGATTTTAGATCATTATTAAGATGGTAAATAACATATCATTATAACATATTTTATCTTCTAtaataaatatatacatatataatttgTTATACAATGTAATTGGTATAATATTATTGCTGTTTAATTCTCAATAATTAGTTATTCACACATTAATTAAATATAGTTCCATGTTTGTAATAAAATTGGAACTTACTACTAATACTGGTTTAACAAGAATAAcaatataattaatttttgtagGGATTTGGATATCTTAGTGTAACTAGATATAAGAGAATTATATAAAATTAATATAAATAATAATGTTATTCATAGAGATCCtatctttaaatttttttaatgatATATTAGGGCTAGAATTAGCAATAATTTTTTTCCATTGCAAATCTTATTATTTAATATAGTTTTCTTAATTAATGATGCAACCATAAATTCATCATAAATCTGTGATTACGTAGCTACAAAATGTCATTTCATTAAGAtggttattattattttcttatagtGTTAAATATGTTTCTTTTATATAATTGAAGCCTTTGGTCATTATTAAAACTAAATGTACCAAGCCTCcccacaacaaagctcttcaATACATGAACAATTATTTAAAAATGACTTCTTAAATACCTACAACTATTAATAACTATTTAAATTTTAAATACAAAATCATATAATTAACAACAActacaataaaataaaatatgagtTTGATAAGTCTAAAAAGTCAATTGATAAGTTTTGCTGCTATAAGTAGGTAAATATTGTTTGAGAATGAAGATTGACTGTGcattttaaataattattatcATATACAATTACTATTCTCTTCCTTAATCATATACAATTACTATTTTTCATTACATAATAGTATTAGACGACTCTTGTCATGATTTTCATAATCGACCAAAAACATTCATCATTTGTCATGGCatccatttttgtttttaatcaaattatttttattttctttataatttGAAGCATAAATATTTATTTAGCTACTAGATTTTGTTTTGAATAATTTCATTGGCCTAAAAGGTTATTATTACTATATTGAGTTTCAACTTGTGGCAAAAATTAATGATTAGATACGAAATTTTATCGGACCAATAAATTTGTGGCCAGATTATTCTGTAATGACAACTATTGCCATGATATTTTAGAACTTGAAGCAAAAAATATTTATCTagctataattttttattttaaatattttattatgGTTAAAATGTTACTTTTGTTACAGTAACTTTCCGTTCGTAGCAAAAACTAATAATTAGCTACAATATTATGTCATAACAATAAATCGGTAGCTATATCATTTACCTATTGCCATAGTTTTTATAACTTGAAGCAAATGTATTTCTTTAGCtacaatattttattttaaataatttattgTGGCTAAAAGGTTACTATTGCTATAATAACTTTTAATGTGTGGCTAAAACTTATGAATTAGCTTCGCAGTTTATTGTGGCAATAAATTtgtagctatttaagcaattatTGCTACGATTTTTAGAAATTATAGCAAAAATAAGGAATTAGCTTTACCAATTTAATTTTTGTGGCTAGCAAATTTTACGAATTTATAAATAGCTAGAAAATTATAATTTTTGTGGCTATTGTTAGGTATTAACCATGATTTTTAAATTCGCAGCTGAGATTTCGTAGCTATAAATATATTATCTTGTAGtgtacatgactaaacgctaaagaaaaaataaaaatagattatgcattcttatctaaattattgcaaaacaaaaaatagatattcaatacatcgTCGTTTGTAGTATTGAATTGGatatcttttgttagcattagtattgatttgattttggattgggcttttgttagcattatttaagttactaatattaatgactttggaacattcaaaagttttaaatccaaccttgaaataatatcttaaaagataaaattatgaaaaagtttaagaaatatttataaattcatcacaataagtatatttatatattaaatatatctaaaatttctatatatgtaatgtcgggttgattttgtttcggtttgactttctttagttaaaaccaaaccaaactaattatggtcggattttttcTTGCaacaccaaaccatagtcgggttttttctcggtttgacttagattatcgggttggtgcggtttgttAGTTTCGTTTGTAAACCCTACTAGCAGATTACGGACGACCACTGAAATTTAACCACGAATTTACTGCGGACCAGCATGCTTTAAAGCGTGAGAAATTAAAATCGGGAGCGTCAGTCTTATTCTTTATTACCGGTATATGGCAACATTACCAGCTTAATTTACATGCTTGGTAGGATTTATTGCTGAATTGATGTacatcattattattttttgcttTAGATTTTTTTTCCCATACAACAGTCTACAGGGACATATAAATAGTTCATGACATGCCAACGAAAGTTATCTGCACAGATGATTGCAAAAAGACTTCCATATAGTTGTAGTGAAACTCACAAAATATTACAAATACAATCAGTGACCGTAACAAAACTGAATCCCATACAAGCCGgtaaaccaaaaaataaaaatagatccATCACATGGTTATTTTTATCGTAGTATATACTTCACTATAATAAATGAGAAATTCAACAAACCCCTCGATTTGTTCAATTTAAAGAAAAGTAGCCAAGGCAATCGAGGATAGACTGAGCAGAAAACTGGCCAATACGATTGATGAGGACGAAGGAGAAGGAGGAGCACTACCACCAGGAGTAGAACTTGACGGTCCAGCAGCAGCTGGTGTAGGTGCACACGCTTCCGGTTGGTTGGGAGAGGATGGTGAAGGCACGACTGGAGTGATAGGACTGCTCCGTGTAGGCGGGTTAGCCCCTGGAGTACCAGTGCTGGAAACTGTAATAGCCAACTTTTGGCCATTTTGGCAATGCCGGCCAAAAGTGCAAATGTAATAGTGATCTCCAGCAGAGTCAAGAGTCACATTCGCTGGTCCTCCCATTATGGGATTGCCTATGGCATTTTGTGAATTGCACCCATCGAATGAAGTTTTTGGTACTTGCAGCACGTCATGTGAGTCGGTCATAAAATTGAAaactgtaaaaaaaaaaaaaaaaaaaaatacaaaatgatAATAAGGTACTGAATTTAGTTTAAGTTGAAGGATATCTCAAAAGGAAATCTGGAACGAGAAATTTAAGTGTACCTAGAGTGTCACCAATCCTGAAGGTTTTTCCAGCAGCCCAATTTGTGTAAGCAGCCGCGCCATTGTTCGGTATAGTCCAACCTATGTTGTCCCCAACCACATGCACCGTTTGGGCTGTTGAGTCTTGCACCAAACTTGTGACGGCTAAAGCAACAAAGACAATCATGCACAACATTATGTCCATTGTCTTTGATTTTTGGTAACTTTCTTCTTACGAAAAAAGAATTTTGGAAGAGATCCTATCACAACTGAGGGATTTGCCAATTGCTAGTTTGCTAGAGGAGGATGAGATACCTAGAATAATTTGGCTGTTTATATAAAGGAAAGGATTTTGAATAGTTCAAGACTCTTAACTTGCATGGTGCTAAGTCTTGAATTTCAACTATAGCAAGAGCGGTGGGAAATCAAAGCAGGAATTTAATGCTGAGTGGATCATTTGTTCTTCAATGTTtgaaagaagaagcagaagaaaaagaaaagtagaaTGCGAGCTAATTCAACTCCCAAAATAATCAAATGCAGCAAGTCAATGGACACCTTGACTTGGAAATCTCCTTTCACAGTACGTGAAACTTCATTTGTTTCCCAAACAATTTACGAAGTTGATTTACACCTGTTAGGTAAATTCCTACTCAATATTGAGACTTACCAACAGAACAAGGGTAAATAGTATTGTAGACAAGAACGAGCACCATCTTGTTTGATTCTCAATAGTGCAGACGATGGCGATAATGGACTAAGCGAATTCCAAGAAATTAAATTCCTCCAAACGATGTCGATTTTTTAAATATACTccgttttttttattctttttgctAATTGATTGATTTTCTAAATGCAGCTTCTAGAATTCTGAGACCTTCTCCCTGTAGCTAGGCCACTTGCTGAAATGCTGGAATTTCAGTCTCCGGGTTTAGACAATTAGACTTCTTACTCTTAGTTGTAATTTCTGAATAACAGAATTTTAGGGTCCTCTGACTTGTCACCCTGTTACGCATGACTAGGGGCAGCTCAAAAAAGTTGTGGCCTAAAGCGAAATTTTGTGAAAGATaagatttaaaaaaattatactccctccatttcaatttagtTGTCTTATTTTGCCTTGACATAAAATATAACAAAGAGAGGAAGAATAAATAGGCCATAATATTTATGTAGCCATAATTATTTTGAAACTTGTAATCTTAAACAAGTAATATCTATTTGTGTAACTGGTTGACTGTAAATGATCTCATCAAGGAAATATAGGAATGTGTCTATATTTTTGTAACAAACTAATAAAGAAATAGTGGTAATCtttttgaaacggagggagtactttttttctttttacttttgagATACAAAATTATTAATAATATGTATATAATTTAAAAACACTCTACACCTATGAAGTGAAACGAATAAATATATACAAAGCAAAATTTGACAGCTCTAATTAGTTTTGATTATGATCGCGCTTGAAAACTTGAGAAATAATGATAATGAATGTACAATTTAATTTATTCAATATCCTTGCCTTTATTTTTTAGAGAATAAATAGCTTAATAGGAGCAGGAAAAAAATACAAAGTACAAGTTTATTatgaaaaagggagaaaaataaTTAATGTCATACCGTAAATTAATCAACATTCATTAGCAATCCTTGAGTAAATAGTAATCTTTCATTTGTTTAccttatattatttattttatgaaaGAAAAATCAATCATAGAAAACATATTTAAAAAGGGAATTTTTACCTTCCTATGCCACAtaggaaactttattaccctcaatgtttaaggtttgattgtTACACTTACTATACCAAATTACCAATCTTATACCATACATAATTAAGGGTCTAATTAATGGGCagtttttactccttaattaaaggtgtCCATATATCTCACGTTTCTCTATCCCCCTAATTCCTAAGACCTACGCAGTTTTTCCCCTCCCCTTTCTTCCTCTTCTCCATTCCTTCTTCTCAAAATATAGAGATGGAAATTGCAATTTTGTTACGTACAAAATAGTAGGGCCCACGCTTTCCTATTTCTTTTCGGATTCAAATCATATTCTTATGGTTTTACGACATAGAGCTACTGTCTTCACCAAATATTGAAGAtaaatcttcaaagttcatacacacatttaccttcagcttcaaattttctcaatgaagaagaacaaaccttcaaagagataaaagagcaacaattccaccattgacagccattaaaaagctttgaatctttgaattcaaatttgggttttcaaaaatcattatttgttttgattggtgttgttgtaaataattaggaatatgttttggagtttatatctcaattttgaggtgtagaagacatattgcagaagaagaagaagaagaataagaagaagaagaagaagaagaagaagaagaagaagacatattgcagaagaagaagaagaagaagacatattgcagaaattgtagataaattgtagttacaGTTGGATTGATCAGAATTTGAACTAAATACATCTTCGCACatgttgactacaaaatttttCTCTTCATCTACAAATATTCTACAAATATACTACAAATCAATTTTAAGTATGTATAAAGCAGTATTATTTGTAAGGGTATCTAcataattactacatttatactacaattaaactacaatctatgttgaaaatctacaaatctacaaaatatctacaaactgggtacattgaattttaatatcccaattcccattcaattgtagcataattgggatttttgacataattgcattttttcagaagatttgtagaagttttagtcgtttttgatgtgtgaaaacaaaaaacaaagcacctacaattagaatacaaataat
This sequence is a window from Nicotiana sylvestris chromosome 3, ASM39365v2, whole genome shotgun sequence. Protein-coding genes within it:
- the LOC104215361 gene encoding blue copper protein-like; translation: MAGPANVTLDFAGDHYYICTFGRHCQNGQKLAITVPSTGTPGANPPTPSNPITPVVPSPSYSTQPEACAPTPVVAGPSSSTPGGSAPPSPSSSC
- the LOC104215360 gene encoding cucumber peeling cupredoxin-like encodes the protein MDIMLCMIVFVALAVTSLVQDSTAQTVHVVGDNIGWTIPNNGAAAYTNWAAGKTFRIGDTLVFNFMTDSHDVLQVPKTSFDGCNSQNAIGNPIMGGPANVTLDSAGDHYYICTFGRHCQNGQKLAITVSSTGTPGANPPTRSSPITPVVPSPSSPNQPEACAPTPAAAGPSSSTPGGSAPPSPSSSSIVLASFLLSLSSIALATFL